TGATTTCCGCGTGAGACCATCGGACAAACTTTATAAAATCGTAGCGAACAACTGATGGTTATCGTTACACTTCAACGCGAAAAATGCATTGGCTGTAATTATTGCGCGGAATTTGCGCCGGAATATTTTCGGATGTCAAAGAAAGACGGCAAATCGGTTTTACTTAAAACGCTCGATAAAAAAGGATTCTATACGATGAAAACACCTAATCATGAGGCTTTTGAACCTTGCGAGAAAGCGGCGAAAGCCTGTCCTGTGAAAATAATTTCGGTGAAAGAAATATAAGATGACCAAAACTGAAATCAGAAAAATTTATAGGCAAAAACGCGAATCGCTTTCAGCGGAAGAGATCGGTACGTTGTCTCTGCTTATTTTTGAAAACTTCAGCAGGTTTTTTCAGCTTGAAAAAGGTCAGAATATTCATTGTTTCCTTACGGCAACCGGCAAAAACGAGGTTCAGACGCAACTGTTCATTGAATATTTTCAAAAATGCCAGTGCCATATCTTCGTTCCGAAAGTAGTTGACGGGAAGATGGATTCCATCGAACTTTTGCCCG
This DNA window, taken from Chryseobacterium sp. 6424, encodes the following:
- a CDS encoding ferredoxin, encoding MVIVTLQREKCIGCNYCAEFAPEYFRMSKKDGKSVLLKTLDKKGFYTMKTPNHEAFEPCEKAAKACPVKIISVKEI